A region of the Vibrio rumoiensis genome:
TTTTCACCAAATTGAGCAATCAGCTTTCCATCTTGGCTAAAGACCTGCATTGGGGTTTGCAGTTGTACGTTCTTCAAAGTTGCTACGTCTGGGAGCTGAGGTTTTAGGTAATAATAGAACCCAAAAATTGTTGTCACTCCAAGAATCATGCAAACGAATGAAAATATGAGCAATGGCTTTATGAACTTCACCGGATATTCCCTGATTGAGTAAGGATGTGTCGATATAAACACCTGTACAGTAGGTGCACATATTAGCATATCGCTAAAAAAAAACGTTCTTAACTTTATTTTTCATTAAGAACTTTTATTTAAGACAGCGAATTGATTCAACGAGCTTCGTTATTCCGTTCGCTTAATTTTAGTCATCCCACATTTTCAGAGGTCATGTTCCTCTAGCTGGAGCCTAGCAATATGGGTAAATCTTTCGTCACGGGCATTGATATTGGCCACCACAGTATAAAAGCTGTGGTCATGAAACCCGCTGGAGAACTGTTTGAACTGGTGAGTTATAAGGAAGTGCCAGCAACAGAAGGTATTTTTTCAGATAACCACACCTTTAATCATCAAGAAATTGTCAAAAAATTAAAAGAGTTAAAAAAGCAGCTGCCGATGATGGCAAAAAATGTGGTGCTTTCGGTACCAGATAACGCTGTTATTAGCAAAGTATTGCACATTGATAGTGAGCTTGAAGAGCGAGAGAAAGAGTTTGCCATTTATCAAGTCTTCGGCCAACAGTCTCCTTTTCCTGTTGAAGAGCTCAGCTTAGATTATGTCAAAGTTGAATCTGAGACTTTAAAACGAGCCCCTACGTCAAGTTATCAAGTTTATGCTACTCGCAAGGAAGTCATAGAAAGTCGCATGGAAGCCGTAAAAAAGTCGGGTTTCAAACCTATTGTGATGGATATTCAGGCGCATGGTCTGTTGCGAGTATGGCAATTAGCGACTCAATTAGATTCAAGTAAAGAAAGCTGGTTATTAATCGATATTGGTCAAAGCCAAACCTCGGTGTGTATCGAGCCGAATAATCGTCCTGCTTATTACAAAGATCTTCCTTTTGGTACACAAAATATTAAGCCATCAAAAGCCTTGAGTATGGATGAGGCTTCACCAAGTTTAGATCTCGCTCAGCAAGATGAGTTTATTATTGAGTTATCTGAACGCTTAACTCGACAGCTCAGTATGTACAGTTCAGTTAATCAGCAACAAAAAATTGAGGGGCTTTGGTTGACTGGCGGGGGGGCAACCTTAGCGGCGATTGATGAGCACTTGTCCGAAAAACTGAATCTCCCCGTTGAAATCCTAGACCCGTTAGCGCTATTGCAAAGCAAAGTGAAAAATAAAATTGACGCTGAGCCTTGCACTTTTAGTGTTGCGGCCGGTTTAGCAATCCGAGGCATTCAGTGGCAAGGAGGGAAGCATGTTGCATGACATTAACCTTTTGCCTTGGAGAGAAGAAAAGCGGCAAGAATATAAGCAACGCTTTTACGGCATGGTGGTTTTGGGGATTTTAGCGGCTTTAGCGCTGCAGTGGTTGGCCAGTCTCTATATTGATCATTTAAAAGATCAGCAAAGACATCGAAATCAGCAATTGCAGGCTTATATCACTAAGTTAGATCAACAATTGGTGAACCTGAAAGAAATTGAAGCTAAGCATAAATCTATATTGACGCGATTGAGACTGGTTGAGTCACTGCAAAATGATCGAAATAAAACCACCGACTTCATGAACTTAATGCCGGAGTTAGTTCCTGAAGGTGTTTATGTCGACAAAATAAAAATGAGTGGTCGAGAGATTGAGATGGCAGGAGTCAGTGATAGCACCGCTAGGTTGGCCACTATGCTTGATAACTTTGAAAGCTCGACGTGGTTGTCTGATGTCGAAATGCATTCGATTATTTCAGGGAAAGTATTGTTTGGTAAGAAATTTCAAAGCTTCAAGTTGTCGTTTCGCTTTGAAGAAGATGAACCAAATGAGAGCCCGACGATAGCTCAGCAAGGGGGTCAATGATGATTGATTTTAGAGACCTTGATTTTGAAGATATGCCAGAGTGGCCGCTGTTACCTCAATTGTTAGTGATTGGGGCTTTAATTATCGTTCTACAAGTTGTTGGAGCATGGTTTTATTTATCTCCACAAAATGATGAGCTTGAACAAATACGCCAGCAAGAAGTAACACTTAAAAGTTCAATTCGAATTAAAGCTGCAAAAGTGGCAGCGTTACCACAACTGCAAGCGCAGCTGGATGAATTAAATACTCGTTATCAATACTTATTAAAGCAGCTACCGGTTCAAAAAGAGTTGGCGAGTATGCTGTCATCCGTTAATGACATCGGGATCAAAAACGATCTGAGTTTTACTCGTGTTGATTGGGGGGAGAAACAAGTACAGGAATTTCTCTATCGCCTCCCTCTTAATATTGAATTAACGGGAGATTATAACGATATCGGTCATTTCTCTGAAGCGATAGCTAAATTACCACGCATTATTAGTTTACATAACGTGGAGTGGCAACGAGTGAGTCAGGAGAGCAGTACTTTGCACTTTCGTGTTCGTGCTTATACCTACCAGTTCAAACCGGAGGAAGGGCAATGATTAAATCAAATCTAGTTATGTTCTCTGCGTTGATATTGGTTGGATGCCAACAATCGAATGATTCTATCGCGAGTTTTATTTCTCAGGTCGAGAACCAATCTCGTAAAGAAATAGCTCAATTAGAGCCAGAAAAAACGTTTCAAGCGACTCAATATAATGCGAGCCAGCTACGCGTTCCTTTTCGTCTACCGGCTATCGCGATCGCGAATCAGCCTCGTATTAAACAAGATTGTTGGCAACCGGGATTACGCAGCAAAACAGGGCAATTAGAACAATACCCATTAGAACAGTTGCACCTAAGAGGGGTAATGGGGAGTCAAGGTAATATATCCGGGTTAGTTCAAACCCCTAAAGGCACTTTAGTGAAAGTACAAGCTGGTGAATATCTCGGGTTGAATAATGGCAAGGTCGCAGAGGTCGCACCAAAGTTTATTTTAATTAAAGAAACACTCCCAGATGGATTGGGATGTTGGCAACAGCGAAGCGTTAAGTTAGCGCTGAAGTAAATAATCACCACAGACGTGAAGATAATAATTGAGTATTAAATTATGCATAAAGGATTAACGCTGACAGCTTGGGTTCGCCAATTTACGTTGATGTCGACCATTGCCTGTACACTTCTTTCGGGACACTCTGCTTTAGCTGCAACAACATCGAGTAAAAAGGAGGTAAGTCAATCATCGGAACAGGGTTTAAGTAATCAGTTTATCGGCCTCGATTTTCGTCTAAATAAAGAGAAAGAAGGGGTGATCGTGGTAAAGCTCGCGTCATCGGCTTCCGCGGTAGATATTAAGAAAAACCCTCAAGGTTTGAGTATTGATTTGATCCATACTCAAGTGAAAGATGATGATTTATATGTCATTGATGTCAATGATTTCTCAACGGCGGTGAAGACCGTTGAAGTGTTTCGGGATAAACCGAATACTCGTTTACAAGCCTCTATATCGGGTGACTTTACTTATGATTATCGTCTTAAAGGTAACAACTTAGAAATCACGGTGACAGAGGTAAAACCCAAGGCCAAATC
Encoded here:
- the pilM gene encoding type IV pilus assembly protein PilM, which gives rise to MGKSFVTGIDIGHHSIKAVVMKPAGELFELVSYKEVPATEGIFSDNHTFNHQEIVKKLKELKKQLPMMAKNVVLSVPDNAVISKVLHIDSELEEREKEFAIYQVFGQQSPFPVEELSLDYVKVESETLKRAPTSSYQVYATRKEVIESRMEAVKKSGFKPIVMDIQAHGLLRVWQLATQLDSSKESWLLIDIGQSQTSVCIEPNNRPAYYKDLPFGTQNIKPSKALSMDEASPSLDLAQQDEFIIELSERLTRQLSMYSSVNQQQKIEGLWLTGGGATLAAIDEHLSEKLNLPVEILDPLALLQSKVKNKIDAEPCTFSVAAGLAIRGIQWQGGKHVA
- a CDS encoding PilN domain-containing protein, whose amino-acid sequence is MLHDINLLPWREEKRQEYKQRFYGMVVLGILAALALQWLASLYIDHLKDQQRHRNQQLQAYITKLDQQLVNLKEIEAKHKSILTRLRLVESLQNDRNKTTDFMNLMPELVPEGVYVDKIKMSGREIEMAGVSDSTARLATMLDNFESSTWLSDVEMHSIISGKVLFGKKFQSFKLSFRFEEDEPNESPTIAQQGGQ
- a CDS encoding type IV pilus inner membrane component PilO translates to MIDFRDLDFEDMPEWPLLPQLLVIGALIIVLQVVGAWFYLSPQNDELEQIRQQEVTLKSSIRIKAAKVAALPQLQAQLDELNTRYQYLLKQLPVQKELASMLSSVNDIGIKNDLSFTRVDWGEKQVQEFLYRLPLNIELTGDYNDIGHFSEAIAKLPRIISLHNVEWQRVSQESSTLHFRVRAYTYQFKPEEGQ
- a CDS encoding pilus assembly protein PilP — protein: MIKSNLVMFSALILVGCQQSNDSIASFISQVENQSRKEIAQLEPEKTFQATQYNASQLRVPFRLPAIAIANQPRIKQDCWQPGLRSKTGQLEQYPLEQLHLRGVMGSQGNISGLVQTPKGTLVKVQAGEYLGLNNGKVAEVAPKFILIKETLPDGLGCWQQRSVKLALK